One stretch of Mycteria americana isolate JAX WOST 10 ecotype Jacksonville Zoo and Gardens chromosome 16, USCA_MyAme_1.0, whole genome shotgun sequence DNA includes these proteins:
- the FN3K gene encoding fructosamine-3-kinase gives MEKILKTELKTSVLKAFGSSGGGYISQGQGYETDSGRVFVKINHKPQARKMFEGEMASLEAIQKTNIVRVPQPIKVIDLPGGGAMFVMEYLKMKHLNKYSSKLGEQIADLHLYNQKLGEKLRKEGNTIGKGAGHSESQYVDKFGFHTATCCGYIPQVNEWQSDWPSFFIRHRLQAQLDLIEKDYGDREARELWSQLKLKIPEMFCDVEIVPALLHGDLWAGNVAEDDSGPIIFDPASFYGHSEFELAIAGMFGGFSSCFFSAYHSKIPKAPGFEKRNKLYQLFNYINHWNHFGTGYRGSTLNVMRKLLK, from the exons atggaaaaaatcctgaaaacagaattgaaaacTTCCGTTCTGAAGGCGTTTGGAAGCTCGGGTGGAGGATACATTAGCCAAGGCCAAGGTTATGAAACAGACAGTGGACGAGTATTTGTTAAAATCAACCACAAACCTCAG GCTAGAAAAATGTTTGAAGGGGAAATGGCAAGTTTGGAAGCTATCCAGAAAACCAACATTGTGAGAGTGCCTCAGCCTATTAAAGTAATTGACCTACCTGGAGGAGGAGCAATGTTTGTCATGGAGTACCTAAAGATGAAGCACCTCAACAA ATACTCTTCAAAGCTTGGAGAGCAGATAGCAGATCTTCATCTTTACAACCAGAAACTTGGAGAGAAATTGAGAAAGGAGGGAAACACAATTG gTAAAGGAGCAGGTCACTCTGAGTCTCAGTACGTGGATAAGTTTGGATTCCATACAGCCACTTGCTGTGGTTATATACCACAG GTGAATGAATGGCAGAGTGATTGGCCTTCCTTCTTTATTCGTCACCGACTCCAAGCTCAATTAGATTTGATTGAAAAAGATTATGGAGACAGAGAAGCCAGAGAACTTTGGTCACAGCTAAAA CTAAAGATTCCTGAAATGTTCTGTGATGTAGAAATTgttcctgctctcctgcatgggGACCTGTGGGCAGGAAATGTGGCTGAGGACGACTCTGGGCCAATTATCTTTGACCCTGCTTCCTTCTATGGCCATTCAGAATTTGAACTGGCCATTGCTGGAATGTTTGGTGGGTTTagcagctgttttttctctgcatatCACAGTAAAATACCCAAAGCTCCAGGATTTGAGAAACGAAACAAGTTGTATCAGCTCTTTAATTACATAAACCACTGGAACCATTTTGGGACGGGGTACAGGGGATCTACCCTAAATGTAATGAGGAAACTTCTGAAGTAA
- the LOC142417824 gene encoding ketosamine-3-kinase-like isoform X3, with product MEDALRRELGTAVLRPTGHLGGGCISQGQSYDTDRGRVYVKSNSKAEARRMFEGEMASLEAILKTQTIKVPKPIKVIDLPGGSTLFVMEHLEMRGLNRHSAKLGTQLADLHLHNQQLGEKLKKEESTVNDWQNDWVTFFAKQRIQPQMDMIEKNSGDREARELWAQLQLKIPSLFCDVEIVPALLHGDLWGGNVAEDDSGPIIFDPASFYGHSEYELAIAGMFGGFSSSFYSAYHSKIPKAAGFEKRLKLYQLFHYMNHWNHFGTGYRGSSLNIMRNLIK from the exons ATGGAGGACGCGCTGAGGCGGGAGCTGGGCACCGCGGTGCTCCGGCCGACGGGGCACTTGGGGGGCGGCTGCATCAGCCAGGGCCAGAGCTACGACACGGACCGCGGCCGGGTGTACGTGAAGAGCAACTCCAAGGCGGAg GCCAGAAGAATGTTTGAGGGAGAAATGGCAAGTTTGGAAGCCATCTTGAAAACGCAGACTATAAAAGTGCCTAAACCCATCAAAGTTATAGACCTGCCTGGGGGCAGTACTCTGTTTGTGATGGAACATTTGGAAATGAGAGGCTTAAACAG ACATTCAGCAAAGCTTGGAACACAACTGGCTGATCTCCACCTTCATAACCAGCAACTtggagagaagctgaagaaagaagagagcacA GTGAATGACTGGCAGAACGACTGGGTGACTTTCTTTGCCAAGCAAAGAATCCAGCCCCAGATGGACATGATTGAAAAGAATTCAGGAGATAGGGAAGCAAGGGAACTTTGGGCACAGCTTCAG ctgaAGATACCCAGTTTGTTCTGTGACGTAGAAATCgttcctgctctcctgcatggagaTCTCTGGGGAGGAAATGTAGCTGAGGATGATTCTGGTCCAATAATCTTCGATCCAGCTTCTTTCTACGGCCATTCAGAGTATGAGCTTGCAATAGCTGGGATGTTTGGTGGCTTCAGCAGTTCTTTTTACTCTGCTTACCACAGTAAAATTCCCAAAGCTGCAGGGTTTGAGAAACGCCTAAAGCTTTATCAGCTTTTTCACTACATGAACCATTGGAACCATTTTGGTACAGGGTACAGAGGGTCTTCTCTAAATATTATGAGAAACCTTATAAAGTGA
- the LOC142417824 gene encoding ketosamine-3-kinase-like isoform X1, producing the protein MEDALRRELGTAVLRPTGHLGGGCISQGQSYDTDRGRVYVKSNSKAEARRMFEGEMASLEAILKTQTIKVPKPIKVIDLPGGSTLFVMEHLEMRGLNRHSAKLGTQLADLHLHNQQLGEKLKKEESTVGKGQGQMEVQFVDQFGFHTVTCCGYLPQVNDWQNDWVTFFAKQRIQPQMDMIEKNSGDREARELWAQLQLKIPSLFCDVEIVPALLHGDLWGGNVAEDDSGPIIFDPASFYGHSEYELAIAGMFGGFSSSFYSAYHSKIPKAAGFEKRLKLYQLFHYMNHWNHFGTGYRGSSLNIMRNLIK; encoded by the exons ATGGAGGACGCGCTGAGGCGGGAGCTGGGCACCGCGGTGCTCCGGCCGACGGGGCACTTGGGGGGCGGCTGCATCAGCCAGGGCCAGAGCTACGACACGGACCGCGGCCGGGTGTACGTGAAGAGCAACTCCAAGGCGGAg GCCAGAAGAATGTTTGAGGGAGAAATGGCAAGTTTGGAAGCCATCTTGAAAACGCAGACTATAAAAGTGCCTAAACCCATCAAAGTTATAGACCTGCCTGGGGGCAGTACTCTGTTTGTGATGGAACATTTGGAAATGAGAGGCTTAAACAG ACATTCAGCAAAGCTTGGAACACAACTGGCTGATCTCCACCTTCATAACCAGCAACTtggagagaagctgaagaaagaagagagcacAGTTG GTAAAGGTCAAGGGCAAATGGAAGTCCAGTTTGTGGATCAATTTGGCTTTCATACAGTTACCTGCTGTGGCTATCTTCCACAG GTGAATGACTGGCAGAACGACTGGGTGACTTTCTTTGCCAAGCAAAGAATCCAGCCCCAGATGGACATGATTGAAAAGAATTCAGGAGATAGGGAAGCAAGGGAACTTTGGGCACAGCTTCAG ctgaAGATACCCAGTTTGTTCTGTGACGTAGAAATCgttcctgctctcctgcatggagaTCTCTGGGGAGGAAATGTAGCTGAGGATGATTCTGGTCCAATAATCTTCGATCCAGCTTCTTTCTACGGCCATTCAGAGTATGAGCTTGCAATAGCTGGGATGTTTGGTGGCTTCAGCAGTTCTTTTTACTCTGCTTACCACAGTAAAATTCCCAAAGCTGCAGGGTTTGAGAAACGCCTAAAGCTTTATCAGCTTTTTCACTACATGAACCATTGGAACCATTTTGGTACAGGGTACAGAGGGTCTTCTCTAAATATTATGAGAAACCTTATAAAGTGA
- the LOC142417824 gene encoding ketosamine-3-kinase-like isoform X2: MEDALRRELGTAVLRPTGHLGGGCISQGQSYDTDRGRVYVKSNSKAEARRMFEGEMASLEAILKTQTIKVPKPIKVIDLPGGSTLFVMEHLEMRGLNRHSAKLGTQLADLHLHNQQLGEKLKKEESTVGTVNDWQNDWVTFFAKQRIQPQMDMIEKNSGDREARELWAQLQLKIPSLFCDVEIVPALLHGDLWGGNVAEDDSGPIIFDPASFYGHSEYELAIAGMFGGFSSSFYSAYHSKIPKAAGFEKRLKLYQLFHYMNHWNHFGTGYRGSSLNIMRNLIK, encoded by the exons ATGGAGGACGCGCTGAGGCGGGAGCTGGGCACCGCGGTGCTCCGGCCGACGGGGCACTTGGGGGGCGGCTGCATCAGCCAGGGCCAGAGCTACGACACGGACCGCGGCCGGGTGTACGTGAAGAGCAACTCCAAGGCGGAg GCCAGAAGAATGTTTGAGGGAGAAATGGCAAGTTTGGAAGCCATCTTGAAAACGCAGACTATAAAAGTGCCTAAACCCATCAAAGTTATAGACCTGCCTGGGGGCAGTACTCTGTTTGTGATGGAACATTTGGAAATGAGAGGCTTAAACAG ACATTCAGCAAAGCTTGGAACACAACTGGCTGATCTCCACCTTCATAACCAGCAACTtggagagaagctgaagaaagaagagagcacAGTTGGTACA GTGAATGACTGGCAGAACGACTGGGTGACTTTCTTTGCCAAGCAAAGAATCCAGCCCCAGATGGACATGATTGAAAAGAATTCAGGAGATAGGGAAGCAAGGGAACTTTGGGCACAGCTTCAG ctgaAGATACCCAGTTTGTTCTGTGACGTAGAAATCgttcctgctctcctgcatggagaTCTCTGGGGAGGAAATGTAGCTGAGGATGATTCTGGTCCAATAATCTTCGATCCAGCTTCTTTCTACGGCCATTCAGAGTATGAGCTTGCAATAGCTGGGATGTTTGGTGGCTTCAGCAGTTCTTTTTACTCTGCTTACCACAGTAAAATTCCCAAAGCTGCAGGGTTTGAGAAACGCCTAAAGCTTTATCAGCTTTTTCACTACATGAACCATTGGAACCATTTTGGTACAGGGTACAGAGGGTCTTCTCTAAATATTATGAGAAACCTTATAAAGTGA